A single Anopheles funestus chromosome 2RL, idAnoFuneDA-416_04, whole genome shotgun sequence DNA region contains:
- the LOC125763887 gene encoding protein bark beetle isoform X3 — protein sequence MKSHSRARTVKQWKNRLKYRSSLKMIQVLTVLVLLAGVFIPGQCQVEEDVENFGDQFHHPDRDFEHVPAPTSKEIITNHIVPDHGDGEGVAGDAHYMDGEQDSDGTGARYTEIGGDVVLGEKVLRASESPYSMRTDLEVERRARLIIEAGVTIHFAPMVGITVRGSVVAMGNAENRITLTTMPNTGYKDVPSDPREAGARLVDGPSPLAGRLQLLNNGKWRSVCSNSKNWTIADYETTCRQLGYKGGRFWNWMDRISNFEPRLLYEEPRCLGTEGSLFDCTWNSKQVGSGVCDYHSDIGIQCLPLFDQVTPHWRGLKFENAESKETLSYNHVLYDSISLSQLRHVDIMRAGTGRGGSAEAAISVLGVPPVLEFVTIDYSSYTGINVTKHDAAFSFRNVTVRRSRGFGIFMNSSYGSAHLEGVTVSENGADGIRYVGHDLRADERTDRSKVFDFCTLTSTAWQIYPLQLSFEQSPFALSPKECARSFETAYGYVLTMHFVYFELTRNESAQISVYDGMSENDRLLAAWDVRNSTRPQSVTSTREKLFIKLRADARSAVLAHFRVTSGVTKAYDLNVTQGTVVDNGGRGIAVDNLRSQVHVHETTISNNRHAAGLHVTSGAGDVNVTYSKINYNQGDGINITYYGGNRNVSRSYIEANRGYGFAIWLNHTTTDRQEFLEFNQTTTIEYSTIARNLEIGVLHGNYCGDSWVNVTGNLFNDSTSDAVDIQSCWFETLDNKRTRLQIGHNNFEHSHRIGVVLNPILNLDGRIEYNHFTRGRYGALLTRNKPLEEFRPLPVRLLIQHNHFLNNEGIYVASLGLSPNTDSKTQWMLFTRNFVKGNRVKEAFGPLEDEGEGLGGEGRLNPRSRVAAPVVISSNNVDVFRNIISNQESRYEVGSQLSDQSKALNVTYNWLGNQDEEKIYDRLFHRKDRYDLAKIEYFPYLLHHSNPGTQTIAQYQKFVPFFHKEGSERIGGEVDGQEILPAGSYTVERDINVRPGGKLILNSGVILNFAPSVGMMVTGKLEARGRAPDDIMFTLKREAVMVNDTTEAIVDDQEFAMDIETESIVEKIPHDAPQTPKIPVRLVGGANDHEGRLQVYTEGVWGTVCDYGWTITNAALVCHQLGLALNPMDWRLQRSEVPGAGTTEDVLLSNVRCTEHDIDITKCRAERASQGDFENSCGHENDVGVRCYEGAWAGLRFGVLAERADLQYVTIEKAGLFDYVTNTFKPALQMDLARHNLDSVRVVENLQDGLGIIYSDIYAGSSVNNVKNSEFSANRGNGISIKQLGLKVQGSIIKDNRGSGINHDQVVSSLEQREITSWFNMVPDFNVDDSDYRPILVPESVTTNIDIDQWQIKHIITTPVRNDPVERRIIIQCQPGYVIGIQLLNPIENRSTENIWIHDSLTGSTESDIWQVKRDLSVFPLTTSSYGAILQYRSGTNALGGAVLVLRSIQAPIQNIYNRIVRGPVPTLQITSTKIQRNFRGITGTYYNRYLGESGELYLRKANESIKLVNCEISHNREEAVFIHSPFWDVHVSNISEITIHINNSMVRDNGRGIRQFSKDLRSSNNLFHYVLQDTTVESNSYGGLELSLPYVWQYNENFTHSVFLGNDTWARNRKFGILIDGHYAAINISSNIFTENVCAQGVIGFRGMEKKMRIDNNRITRNYGSYMIEFRSDSQSEILGEIPALLAFNQIESNEELKDTRSSMRNFIRGERNNANDPTCVIGFGGVQKVQIYRNVISNNQQDYDLIAGVKSARLRNYLDARENWWGSSDELHIRKRIFDFDDWNNHAEALYRPYLIEDVIDGSVSVSEGPSPPVDLDALGGRILEDLSIYRRELPYVIRSDITVMPDVTLSIFPGVVMEFAPNVGILVLGTLLARGTRDAEVIMKPIESASEGLHRVERSLENMVNYDSIRLCTNRNCSQGEGESERAKEGFLEYYNHTTLQWIPICDRRFTERNAQVVCRELGYDPLDVFFDHDRRIEFHTNSLTRIWSWVEPMECHGDELRLEECPERLNGQLYGRRHECQWDSEFVFISCNGEPERRNYWGGVRFANQDFESSMYEHRLHDTHTHSTAHPVESVMDFVRIHRAGMLHGEKSPAIQTIAKNPSISSVSIRDCAHHGVNLISPTNAIHLNHLQILRTLGQGINAISLTGEGRESDESSYSPLKDLDLPYNLFSLVDICDTNKEITLEERVLVYYKYDNNPVNCVKIFKSAYRVKPLGFRLLQSNLFNHSKEYGRRDMIQLMDGDIYNVSARIIGTVDADSDNQKRLFRTIEPALSVRLIASGAPARHGFIAEVVTLPISAIGFNRDAQHNISNSEIQGCVGGALQYTSVGEVSPILTLERNRILSNCRQLYGNFSSCESAIRVDVQNMQSLHFRNNLIQSNQGGLSIRADSRGSATSLRGWIHHNLFTRNRNRPAIYVDGRQSSPYQEVIIHNNYITQNDATFRDVVVLRQVVSNFTYNYVHRNKGLRIVQVSGFDRVRLPIYQTTTHNGFYDNVASDWEGRATIVAGTAGQHYVDNIFANPDNDYEIITVNRSIIDFQYWNSTLDVWKTKIDARHNYWSYNETLAVSSRIRDRYDDPQLLEVSFLPLHMNNLTVLDGKCPPGWTLLIDTCYMYVGAPMSFREARDFCRSDNASLPFIHGDSNALWMFIEQQSRYLRNYERVWVQDANYIDRCTSFLYQSVDVEECHNRHAFLCEIDPKVEIDPLHWTASLEVIGIIVALALVIVLICVVGCCWCQKSRYRHAQRLQRRNSIRQSMRSLNSIDPQGSLRRRNYPTAV from the exons ATGAAAAGTCACAGTCGTGCCCGGACTGtgaaacaatggaaaaatcGTCTAAAATATCGATCATCGCTGAAGATGATCCAGGTGCTTACAGTGTTGGTGCTACTAGCGGGCGTTTTCATACCGGGCCAGTGTCAAGTGGAAGAAGATGTTGAAAATTTCGGAGATCAGTTCCATCATCCGGATCGTGATTTCGAGCATGTACCTGCACCGACCAGTAAAGAAATCATCACCAACCACATCGTACCAGATCATGGAGATGGTGAAGGTGTTGCCGGTGATGCCCACTACATGGATGGTGAGCAGGATAGTGATGGAACCGGGGCACGATACACGGAGATTGGTGGAGACGTTGTGTTGGGTGAAAAAGTTCTCCGAGCGTCCGAAAGTCCTTACTCCATGCGTACTGATCTGGAGGTTGAACGTAGAGCGCGACTCATCATCGAGGCCGGCGTAACGATCCACTTTGCACCGATGGTTGGCATTACCGTGCGCGGTTCCGTAGTGGCAATG gGTAATGCTGAAAATAGAATTACACTCACCACGATGCCCAACACGGGCTATAAGGATGTTCCATCTGATCCACGTGAAGCCGGTGCAAGACTGGTGGATGGTCCAAGCCCACTCGCCGGACGTCTTCAACTGCTCAACAACGGCAAATGGCGTTCGGTGTGCTCCAACTCAAAGAA TTGGACCATCGCAGACTACGAGACAACCTGCAGGCAGTTGGGTTACAAGGGTGGTCGCTTCTGGAACTGGATGGATCGTATCTCGAACTTCGAACCAAGGTTGCTTTACGAAGAGCCACGATGTCTCGGTACCGAGGGTTCTCTGTTTGACTGTACCTGGAACTCGAAGCAGGTCGGTTCGGGTGTGTGCGACTACCATAGTGATATCGGCATCCAGTGTTTACCACTCTTCGACCAGGTAACGCCACACTGGCGTGGTCTAAAGTTCGAGAATGCGGAAAGCAAAGAGACCCTATCGTACAATCACGTGCTGTACGATTCCATATCACTGTCCCAGCTGCGGCACGTTGATATCATGCGTGCCGGTACGGGTCGTGGTGGATCGGCAGAAGCTGCCATCAGTGTGCTGGGTGTTCCACCAGTACTCGAGTTCGTAACGATCGACTACTCATCCTATACGGGAATTAATGTGACGAAACATGACGCTGCCTTCAGCTTCCGTAATGTGACGGTACGCCGTAGCCGTGGGTTCGGTATCTTCATGAACTCGAGCTACGGATCTGCCCATCTCGAGGGTGTTACGGTGAGCGAAAACGGAGCCGATGGTATTCGCTACGTAGGGCATGATTTGCGTGCAGACGAACGGACGGATCGTAGCAAAGTGTTTGATTTCTGTACGCTTACCTCAACGGCATGGCAGATCTATCCATTGCAGCTATCGTTCGAACAGTCGCCCTTTGCACTCTCGCCGAAGGAATGTGCCCGCTCGTTCGAAACGGCGTACGGATATGTTTTGACGATGCATTTCGTGTACTTCGAGCTGACGAGAAACGAATCGGCACAGATCTCCGTGTACGACGGGATGTCGGAGAATGATCGTTTGCTGGCCGCGTGGGATGTGCGGAACTCAACGCGTCCCCAGAGTGTGACCAGTACGAGGGAGAAATTGTTCATCAAACTTCGGGCTGATGCAAGATCAGCCGTACTGGCACACTTCCGTGTAACATCCGGTGTTACCAAGGCGTACGATTTAAACGTAACGCAGGGTACGGTCGTCGATAATGGAGGTCGTGGCATTGCGGTAGATAATTTAAGATCTCAGGTGCATGTGCACGAAACAACGATCAGCAACAATCGACATGCGGCCGGATTGCACGTTACAAGCGGTGCAGGTGATGTAAACGTCACCTATTCGAAAATCAACTACAACCAGGGTGATGGCATTAACATTACGTACTACGGTGGCAATAGGAACGTTTCCCGTAGCTACATTGAAGCGAATCGTGGTTACGGTTTTGCCATATGGCTCAATCACACAACAACCGATCGGCAGGAATTTTTGGAGTTCAACCAAACGACCACAATCGAATATTCGACAATCGCACGCAATCTGGAGATAGGAGTACTGCACGGAAACTACTGTGGTGACTCCTGGGTTAACGTAACCGGAAATTTGTTCAACGATAGCACGAGCGATGCGGTCGACATACAGTCGTGCTGGTTCGAAACTTTAGACAATAAACGAACGCGACTACAGATAGGACACAACAACTTTGAACATTCACATCGCATTGGAGTGGTACTTAACCCGATACTAAACCTTGATGGTAGGATAGAGTATAATCACTTTACTCGTGGCCGGTATGGTGCCCTGCTAACTCGCAATAAACCGTTGGAGGAATTCCGGCCATTGCCGGTACGGTTGCTCATACAGCATAATCACTTCCTAAACAATGAAGGTATCTATGTCGCATCGTTGGGCCTTTCGCCAAACACCGACAGTAAGACGCAGTGGATGTTGTTTACGCGTAACTTTGTCAAGGGAAACCGTGTGAAGGAAGCCTTTGGGCCGCTGGAAGATGAAGGAGAAGGACTTGGTGGTGAGGGTCGTTTGAATCCCCGATCGCGTGTTGCTGCACCAGTAGTAATATCTTCTAACAATGTAGACGTCTTCCGGAACATCATATCGAACCAGGAGTCACGTTACGAGGTTGGATCACAGCTGTCCGATCAGAGCAAGGCTTTAAATGTGACATATAACTGGTTGGGCAATCAGGACGAGGAAAAGATTTACGATCGACTATTCCATCGCAAGGATCGATATGATCTTGCCAAGATTGAGTACTTCCCGTACCTTCTACACCACTCAAACCCAGGCACACAGACAATCGCACAGTACCAGAAGTTTGTACCATTCTTCCATAAAGAGGGCAGTGAGCGTATTGGAGGAGAAGTCGATGGGCAGGAAATACTACCCGCAGGCAGCTATACAGTGGAGCGTGACATTAACGTACGTCctggtggaaaattgattcTAAACTCGGGAGTTATACTTAACTTTGCACCAAGCGTTGGTATGATGGTGACGGGCAAGTTGGAGGCAAGAGGACGCGCACCGGACGATATTATGTTCACACTAAAGCGAGAAGCCGTCATGGTGAACGATACAACGGAAGCGATCGTTGACGATCAAGAGTTTGCCATGGACATCGAGACGGAATCGATCGTGGAAAAGATTCCGCACGATGCACCACAAACGCCCAAGATTCCGGTGCGACTCGTCGGTGGGGCGAACGATCACGAAGGTCGTCTGCAGGTGTACACGGAAGGTGTATGGGGTACGGTATGTGACTACGGATGGACCATCACGAATGCGGCACTCGTGTGCCATCAACTTGGTTTGGCACTAAATCCGATGGATTGGCGTTTGCAGCGTTCCGAAGTTCCCGGCGCTGGTACGACTGAGGATGTGCTGCTGTCGAATGTTCGCTGCACTGAACACGATATAGACATTACCAAGTGTCGTGCGGAACGTGCCTCACAGGGTGACTTTGAGAACTCCTGCGGACATGAAAATGATGTTGGCGTACGGTGCTACGAAGGTGCCTGGGCTGGGCTTCGATTCGGTGTACTGGCTGAGCGTGCAGACCTACAGTACGTTACGATTGAGAAGGCAGGTCTGTTCGACTATGTGACCAACACCTTCAAGCCCGCATTGCAGATGGATCTTGCTCGTCACAATCTGGATAGTGTGCGTGTGGTAGAAAACCTGCAAGATGGATTGGGAATCATCTATTCCGACATCTACGCAGGATCTTCGGTAAACAATGTTAAGAATTCAGAGTTCTCAGCTAACCGTGGGAACGGTATCAGTATCAAGCAGCTCGGATTGAAGGTACAGGGCAGCATCATAAAAGATAACCGTGGATCGGGGATCAATCACGATCAGGTGGTTTCATCGCTGGAACAGCGCGAAATTACTAGCTGGTTCAATATGGTACCGGACTTTAATGTGGACGATTCGGATTACCGTCCGATATTGGTGCCGGAAAGCGTCACAACCAATATCGACATTGACCAGTGGCAGATTAAACACATCATCACCACACCGGTACGAAACGATCCGGTCGAGCGCAGGATCATCATTCAATGTCAACCAGGATATGTTATCGGGATACAGCTGCTGAATCCAATCGAGAATCGTTCGACGGAAAACATTTGGATACACGATTCGCTTACCGGAAGCACCGAATCAGACATCTGGCAGGTTAAGCGAGATCTCTCAGTATTCCCACTGACGACTAGTAGCTACGGCGCCATCTTGCAGTATCGCAGCGGAACGAATGCACTTGGTGGAGCGGTACTGGTGCTTCGATCCATACAAGCACCGATACAGAACATTTACAATCGCATAGTACGTGGTCCAGTACCAACGCTGCAGATCACGTCTACCAAGATTCAGCGAAACTTCCGCGGTATTACTGGCACGTACTACAACCGATACCTGGGCGAGTCTGGCGAACTGTACCTGCGGAAAGCGAATGAATCAATCAAACTGGTCAACTGCGAGATAAGCCACAATCGCGAAGAAGCCGTATTCATTCATTCACCGTTCTGGGATGTACATGTGAGTAACATCTCCGAGATCACGATacacatcaacaacagcatggTGCGAGACAATGGTCGTGGCATTAGACAATTCTCGAAGGATTTGCGATCGTCGAACAATCTGTTCCACTATGTGCTACAGGATACGACGGTGGAAAGCAACTCGTACGGTGGTTTGGAACTGAGCTTACCGTACGTCTGGCAGTACAATGAAAATTTCACACATTCAGTGTTTCTTGGTAATGACACGTGGGCAAGGAACCGCAAGTTTGGTATCTTGATCGATGGACACTACGCGGCCATTAACATCTCGTCGAATATCTTCACCGAGAATGTGTGTGCACAGGGTGTGATCGGATTCCGGGGCATGGAGAAAAAGATGCGGATCGATAACAATCGGATCACGCGGAACTACGGCAGCTATATGATTGAGTTCCGATCGGACAGTCAAAGTGAGATTCTTGGTGAGATACCGGCGTTGCTGGCATTCAACCAGATTGAAAGTAATGAAGAGCTAAAGGATACAAGATCCTCGATGAGGAATTTCATCCGTGGTGAGCGTAACAATGCGAACGATCCGACCTGTGTGATCGGGTTCGGTGGTGTGCAGAAGGTACAAATCTATCGGAATGTCATCTCCAACAATCAGCAGGATTATGATCTGATTGCGGGTGTGAAATCGGCACGATTGCGAAATTATCTGGATGCACGAGAAAACTGGTGGGGAAGTAGTGACGAACTACACATTCGTAAGCGCATCTTTGATTTTGACGATTGGAATAATCACGCAGAGGCGCTGTATAGACCATACTTGATCGAGGACGTGATCGATGGTAGTGTGTCGGTGAGCGAAGGACCAAGTCCACCGGTCGATTTGGATGCCCTCGGTGGACGTATCCTGGAGGATTTGTCGATCTACCGACGTGAGCTACCGTACGTCATACGGTCAGACATTACCGTCATGCCTGATGTGACGTTGAGCATCTTTCCCGGTGTGGTGATGGAGTTTGCACCGAACGTGGGTATACTGGTGCTTGGTACATTACTAGCGCGCGGTACACGAGATGCCGAAGTTATAATGAAACCCATCGAAAGTGCCTCCGAAGGATTGCATCGGGTGGAACGTTCGCTTGAGAATATGGTTAACTACGACTCGATCCGGCTCTGTACCAACCGGAACTGTTCGCAAGGTGAAGGAGAAAGTGAACGGGCGAAAGAAGGCTTTTTGGAATACTACAACCACACGACACTGCAATGGATACCGATCTGCGATCGACGGTTCACGGAGCGCAATGCTCAGGTTGTTTGCCGAGAGCTAGGGTATGACCCGTTGGATGTATTCTTCGATCACGATCGCCGGATCGAGTTCCATACGAACTCGCTGACAAGGATCTGGTCGTGGGTCGAACCAATGGAATGTCATGGCGACGAGTTACGGCTTGAGGAATGTCCAGAACGGTTGAACGGACAGCTTTACGGACGACGGCACGAATGTCAGTGGGATTCGGAGTTTGTGTTCATCAGCTGCAATGGAGAACCGGAGCGTCGCAACTACTGGGGTGGAGTACGCTTTGCTAATCAAGATTTTGAATCGAGTATGTACGAACATCGGTTGCACGACACCCATACACATTCTACGGCACATCCAGTGGAAAGCGTGATGGACTTTGTACGCATTCATCGTGCTGGAATGTTGCACGGTGAGAAGTCACCAGCAATTCAGACAATCGCCAAAAATCCCAGTATTAGTTCGGTGTCTATCAGAGATTGTGCCCATCATggtgtaaatttaatttcacctaCGAACGCTATACATCTGAATCATCTGCAGATCTTGCGCACTCTCGGGCAGGGTATAAACGCGATCTCGCTCACTGGAGAAGGACGAGAGAGCGATGAATCGAGCTACAGTCCGTTGAAAGATCTCGATTTGCCGTACAATCTGTTCTCACTGGTGGACATTTGCGACACCAACAAGGAGATCACACTAGAGGAGCGTGTACTGGTCTACTACAAGTATGACAATAATCCGGTAAATTGTGTTAAAATCTTCAAAAGCGCATATCGTGTGAAACCGCTCGGATTCCGGTTGCTGCAGTCGAACCTGTTTAACCACTCGAAGGAATACGGCCGGCGAGATATGATACAACTGATGGATGGTGATATTTACAACGTGTCAGCACGTATCATTGGAACGGTCGATGCAGATTCCGACAACCAGAAGCGACTGTTTCGCACGATCGAACCAGCGCTTAGCGTGCGGCTAATTGCAAGTGGAGCACCGGCACGGCACGGCTTCATCGCGGAAGTTGTGACATTACCGATTTCGGCGATTGGATTTA aTCGTGATGCCCAGCATAATATATCCAACTCGGAGATACAGGGATGCGTTGGTGGAGCATTACAGTATACATCCGTCGGCGAAGTATCGCCCATACTGACGCTAGAGAGAAACCGAATCTTGAGCAATTGTCGCCAGCTATATGGaaacttttcttcttgcgAATCAGCGATCCGAGTCGACGTACAGAATATGCAGTCTCTACATTTTAGG AACAATCTGATCCAGTCCAATCAGGGTGGTCTCTCCATTCGGGCAGATTCTCGCGGTTCGGCTACATCGTTGCGTGGCTGGATCCATCACAATCTCTTCACACGTAACCGTAACCGACCAGCGATCTACGTTGATGGACGTCAATCTTCACCATACCAGGAGGTGATCATACACAACAACTACATCACACAAAACGATGCCACCTTCCGGGATGTGGTCGTGCTGCGACAGGTCGTTTCAAACTTCACCTACAACTATGTGCACCGGAACAAGGGTCTACGGATAGTGCAGGTATCTGGATTCGATCGTGTGAGACTTCCCATCTATCAAACAACGACACACAACGGATTTTACGA caacGTTGCGTCGGATTGGGAAGGCCGAGCGACCATTGTCGCTGGAACAGCTGGGCAGCATTACGTGGATAACATTTTTGCAAATCCGGACAACGACTACGAAATCATAACCGTCAATCGATCGAT AATTGATTTCCAGTACTGGAATAG CACTCTGGATGTGTGGAAGACGAAAATCGACGCCCGTCATAATTATTGGAGCTACAACGAAACGCTCGCGGTTAGTTCCCGTATACGCGATCGGTACGATGATCCACAATTGCTGGAGGTGTCCTTCCTGCCGCTGCACATGAACAATCTAACCGTGCTGGATGGGAAGTGTCCACCCGGCTGGACACTGCTGATCGATACCTGTTACATGTACGTTGGAGCACCGATGAGTTTCCGAGAGGCACGAGACTTTTGCCGTTCGGATAATGCTTCGCTGCCATTCATCCATGGTGACTCGAACGCACTGTGGATGTTTATCGAGCAACAGTCACGCTACCTGCGGAACTACGAGCGTGTTTGGGTGCAGGATGCCAACTACATCGATCGGTGTACGTCCTTCCTGTACCAGAGCGTCGATGTAGAGGAGTGTCACAATCGACATGCGTTCTTGTGTGAAATTGACCCAAAG GTCGAAATTGATCCTCTCCACTGGACGGCAAGTTTAGAAGTGATCGGTATTATTGTCGCATTGGCATTGGTCATAGTGCTGATTTGTGTTGTGGGTTGCTGCTGGTGCCAGAAGTCACGCTACCGGCATGCGCAGCGTTTGCAGCGACGCAACAGCATCCGTCAGAGCATGCGCAGTCTGAACAGTATTGATCCTCAAGGATCACTTCGAAGAAGAAATTAT CCAACGGCAGTTTAA